The genomic window AGACCAACCTGACGCAATCGTTGAGCGTTGATGCTATTGCCATAGGGAAAACGTGATGCCAGGCAGGGCTGCGCAGGCTTATCCCACCAAGGGAATCCAAGAGCTCGTGACATCTGACGTACACCTGCCTTGCCGATCTCTAATTCAGCCAGCGGAGAACGCACACCCGCCTGACGGCCCGCCTCAATGCCAGGCCGATGCTCTCCCAAGTCGTCGTGATTCACGCCATCCACCACCTGAGCTCCACCGGCTGATTGCGCAATCGAGCCCAGATGCCGATGTAACTCACGCTTACAAGCAAAACAACGGTCTGTGGGATTGCTGCTATAGGCCGGATCATCCAATTCCTGAGTCATGCATTCCTGGTGACGAATCTCAAGCCAGGCAGCCTGCTGACGGGCCTCATCGAGAAGCTCAGGGGCAAGTGCAGGAGAAACCCCTGTCACAGCAAAGGCTTGAGGTCCAAGTTGTTCCCGCGCAATCGCTGCCACTAGTGCACTATCAACTCCACCGGAATAGGCCACACAAACACGTCCAAAACTGACAAGACGCTTGCGCAACATCTGCAACTGGGCATACTCCCGCTCCGGCAGAGGTTCCAACTGCCGAAACACCGCTGCACCAGCCGTCCCAGCAACCACCTTCTCAGCCCATCGATCTCGTTAAGCTCCAACCGTAGAGGACCCGTCAATGGCTTCGCAGACGGCAGCATCCAAGACACCCAGAAATCGCCAAACATCAAGCGGCAGAAGAGGACGTGGGATTGGCATCGCGACCGCAGCCGAAAGCAATGAACGCAGTCATGGCCAACTGCACATCTATGACGGCGAGGGAAAAGGTAAAAGTCAAGCCGCTCTTGGTGTTGTCCTTCGCACCATCGGGCTCGGGATCTGCGAGCAACGACGAACCAGGGTGCTGTTGCTTCGATTCCTCAAAGGCCCAGGCCGCGCCTACGACGAAGATGCTGCTATTGAGGCACTGCAACAGGGCTTCCCTCACCTAATCGACCAAGTGCGCACAGGTCGGGGTGAATTTTTCATCGCCGAGGACGCTACCCATTTTGATCGCCAAGAAGCCCAACGCGGCTGGGATATCGCCAAGGGAGCCATCGCCAGCGCCCTCTATTCAGTCGTTGTGCTTGATGAACTCAATCCCGTGCTGGATCTAGGCCTGCTGGCTGTTGACGATGTGGTCAAAACACTCACCGACCGACCTGACGGCATGGAGATCATCGTCACCGGACGGGCCGCGCCACGAGCCCTGGTTCAAGTAGCCGATCTGCATTCCGAAATGCGCGCCCATCGTCGTCCGGAGCCTCAGGATGACAGCGTCATTCCCTTCCTTCCCACCGGTGGAATTGAGATCTACACCGGTGAGGGCAAAGGCAAATCCACCAGTGCCCTAGGCAAGGCTCTACAGGCCATTGGCCGTGGCATCAGCCAAGACAAAAGCCATCGCGTGTTGATCTTGCAGTGGCTTAAAGGTGGCAATGGCTACACCGAAGACGCTGCCATTGCAGCCTTAAGAGAAAGCTATCCCCACCTTGTTGATCATCTTCGCTCCGGCCGGGATGCCATCGTCTGGCGAGGTCAACAACAACCGATCGATTACGTCGAAGCAGAGCGCGCATGGGAAATTGCCAGAGCCGCCATCGCCAGTGGGCTCTATAAAACTGTCATCCTCGATGAACTAAATCCCAGCGTGGATCTTGAACTGATTCCTGTGGAGCCGATTGTTCAGACCCTGCTGCGCAAGCCGGCCGAAACCGAAGTCATCATCACCGGCCGCTGCAAAAACCAACCTGCCTACTTCGATCTGGCCGGCGTCCACTCAGAAATGGTGTGCCACAAGCACTACGCCGAACAGGGCGTAGACCTCAAGCGAGGCGTGGATTACTAAGGCAATCCTCAACAAAGAAGCTTTTTAATTGACTGTCCTAAACACCTGCCTCAGCTGGTAATAATTGAAGCGGGCTGATTGAAATCCCTTCAACAATGAGTGCCTATATAAATCACGATCCACTCAGTAGCGAGGCAATGAGCGATCAACTTCCTTGGCCCAAGCATCAATGCCACCAGTCACATTGACACCTTCAATGCCATGACGTTTGAGAGTGGTCAAAGCCTTTGCCGAGCGACCACCCAGCTTACAATAGACATACAATCGCCGGCCAGAGGCCAACTGCCGGACCTTCTCAATCGCCTCACCACTCTCAATCTTGTTCAACGGGATCAATTCTGAACCAGCAATGCAAGCAATCTCAGCCTCATTGGGATTACGCACATCCACCAGGGCAAAATCCTCAGCGCCAAGATCGAGTAAAGACTTGAGATCCTTAACTGAAATACTCTCCAACCCAGCAACCTTCTCGTGAGCTGGTTTATCAGCCCCAGAACCACAAAAGTCTTGATAATCAATGAGCTGGTCAATCACAACTCGCGGTTGACTCGGGCGTAAAGCCATCTCCCGAAACGT from Prochlorococcus marinus str. MIT 9313 includes these protein-coding regions:
- a CDS encoding cob(I)yrinic acid a,c-diamide adenosyltransferase codes for the protein MASQTAASKTPRNRQTSSGRRGRGIGIATAAESNERSHGQLHIYDGEGKGKSQAALGVVLRTIGLGICEQRRTRVLLLRFLKGPGRAYDEDAAIEALQQGFPHLIDQVRTGRGEFFIAEDATHFDRQEAQRGWDIAKGAIASALYSVVVLDELNPVLDLGLLAVDDVVKTLTDRPDGMEIIVTGRAAPRALVQVADLHSEMRAHRRPEPQDDSVIPFLPTGGIEIYTGEGKGKSTSALGKALQAIGRGISQDKSHRVLILQWLKGGNGYTEDAAIAALRESYPHLVDHLRSGRDAIVWRGQQQPIDYVEAERAWEIARAAIASGLYKTVILDELNPSVDLELIPVEPIVQTLLRKPAETEVIITGRCKNQPAYFDLAGVHSEMVCHKHYAEQGVDLKRGVDY
- the larE gene encoding ATP-dependent sacrificial sulfur transferase LarE — encoded protein: MFRQLEPLPEREYAQLQMLRKRLVSFGRVCVAYSGGVDSALVAAIAREQLGPQAFAVTGVSPALAPELLDEARQQAAWLEIRHQECMTQELDDPAYSSNPTDRCFACKRELHRHLGSIAQSAGGAQVVDGVNHDDLGEHRPGIEAGRQAGVRSPLAELEIGKAGVRQMSRALGFPWWDKPAQPCLASRFPYGNSINAQRLRQVGLAEAWLRTLGFAEVRVRSQGLAARIEVPADRIEDVLLELDREQVVAHFLALGFTSISLDLEGLVSGKLNRTGQVN